The Candidatus Paceibacterota bacterium region TAGCTGGCGGCTTTGAGCATTTCCGGCAGCGCCGGCACGGTCTCTCCGAGCCAGCCGGTCAGGAGGACCAGTGCCCGCAACAAGAATCCTCGAGAAGCGGCCGCAGTCATTTCATGGCATGTACTGAATCACTCGACGCGCCATAGAGTCGCGGTTTTCGGCATCCCACGCAAGCGCACCGGACTAAAACATTTGTTCAACCGCGCACCCACACCTTAACGCCAACCGGCAATGAACGGGTCCCGAGCCGGAGCGGGTCAATCCTCACCGGCCCGAGCGACCCGCCCGGAATCGCGCGCCTTGCTGACCGTCTTGTGTCCGAGCGTTAAGGCGCTGCACACCATAGTCAGCACACAGCACGCAATCATCGTGATAAACACCCCGTGCCACCCAAAGCGGTCGGCGATCCAGCCCACGCCCGTCCCGGCCACGGCGGAGCCGAACACGTAGCCGAAGAACCCGGTAAAACCCGCTGCCGTGCCCGCCGCCTTCTTGGGCACCAGGTCCAGGGCGTGCAGGGCGATTATCATGATAGGCCCGTAGATGAGGAACCCGATGGCCATGAGCGCCGCGTAGTCAATCCAGAGCGGCCCGCGCCGGTTCAGCCAGTAGGCGAGCACCGCCACGAGCGTCAGCGCCATGAACAGGATCAGGGCCGGGGCGCGTTTGCCCTTAAACACCTTGTCCGACATCCAGCCGCAGACAATCGTGCCCGGGATCGCCGCATATTCATACAGCGCCCACCCGAGGCTGGAATCCTTGAACGAGAAGCCTTTCGCCGTTTCCAGGTAGGTGGGGATCCAGTTCACCACGCCGTAGCGCACGAAATAGACGAAGGCATTCGCCACCGCGATGGCCCAGAGAAGCCTGTTCGGCAGCACGTGCCGGAAGAAGATCTCCTTGAAGGTGAAGGTGCGCTCGTACGCCGCCGAGTAGTCGGGCGGGTAATCGTTCTTGTACTCCTCCACCGGCGGCAGGCCGCATGATTGCGGGGTGTCGCGCATCAGGAACCACGCCAGCACCGCGACGCCCGCCGCCACCAGCGCGTTGAAGTAGAACTTCGCGCCCCAGTCCTGGAACAGCACCACCCCCAGCAACGCCAGGTTCGCCACCAGCGCGCCGCCGAGGTTCGAGGCGACGTTCCACACCGACACCGTCAGCCCCCGCTCGCGCGTGCTGAACCAATGCACCATCGTCTTGCCGCAGGGCGGCCAGCCCATGCCTTGCACCCAGCCGTTGAGCGTCTGCAAAACCACCAGCACCGCCAGAGACGCGAACACCGCCTTCACCGTCCCGCACGCGAACAGGATCGCGCACGAGAGCAGCAGGCCCAGCGGCAGGAACCACCGGGGATTGCTCTTGTCCGAGACCGAGCCCATGAGAAACTTGGAAATGCCGTAGGCCACGGACAGTCCGGCGAGCGCCGTGCCCAGCATGGCTTTGGAGTACTCCGGGTGTTCCTGGAGGATGTCCGGGATGGCCAGCGCCAGGTTGTTGCGCACGAGATAATACCCGCCATAGCCCAGAAAGATGCCGGCGAAAACCCGCCGCCGCAGCCGCCGATACTCGAAGTCCACGCGCCCAGCCGGCAGGCGCGGCGCCGGCGGAGCTGGCTTCAGGCAGCCGATCATAGCACAGCCTGGCGCGGTGGTGGCCCGGCGCTGGTGTCAGTGTGAAACATGCTCAGCCCAGATTCGCCTGGCCGGGCGCCGGCCACAAGCCTGGCAAGCTAGAACATTTATTCGATTGCGCTGCCCCGCCGGCTGACGCAGAGTCTTCGCCGAACCCGATGCCGATCAGAGTTTCCATCGTCGAGGACAACCGCGGCACTCGCCAAAGCCTGGCGGAGTTACTGACCAGTTCGCCGGTGATCTGCTGCACTGGCGCCCACCGTGACGGCGAGCGCGCCCTCCAGAAAATTCCCGCCGAGCGGCCGGACGTGGTCCTGATGGATATCAATCTGCCCGGCATGAACGGCATCGAATGCACCGCCCGTCTCAAAGAGCGGCTGCCCAAAGTCCAGGTGCTGATCCTGACCACCTTTGACGACAACGAGCTGATCTTCAATTCCCTGCGCAATGGAGCCAGCGGCTACCTGCTTAAGACCATGCCTTCCACCGAGATCCTCCAGGCGATTGAACAGGTTCATGCCGGCGGCGCGCCCATGTCCATGCAGATCGCCCGCAAGGTCGTCAGCCACTTCCAGCAAATCAAGGAACCCGCCTCGGAAGTCGAACAGCTCACCAAACGGGAGCAGGAGATCCTCGCCCTATTGGCCAAGGGGTATCTCTACAAGGAAATCGGTGAGCAACTCGGCATCACCCTCAGCACCGTCCGCGCCCACCTCCATACCATCTACGAGAAACTCCACGTTAGTTCGCGAACCCAAGCGGCCGTCAAGTTCCTCGGCCGCGAATAGAGGTGGTCTCCCCCTATTGCTTTCGTTCTCAACTCCAGCGGTTCCAACCGCCAAGACTGGAGACTTATCACCTCGGCAGGGGCAAGCCTCTCCCAACAGTTCCAGCTAGTTTACAGATCATTAAACAGGGTTCTTCGCGGATTCCCGGGGAAACCTGTTGGCGATTCATCGTCTCGCTTTCCTCTGCCTGCCTCCGGCTCCCCCCACCGGTCAGACGGCTGCACCGTTACGGTAGCCGGAGGTTGGCGTTTTCTTGCGGCCAGCTGGGGGATGGCGTGCTAGTGCGGTCTGGCTACGGTGTGTATCCCATGGGGAGCGCTCCCCATGGGATACACACCGTAGCACCACCGTGCCGCCACCGTAACCCCAAGCCAGATGTGCCAGCGTAAGCGGGGACTGGGAAAGGCAGGCAGACGACCTCACTGTCTAAAATATGGACAGTGCACGGGTTTCGGAGGTTGTGGAGGCTATCCAGACTGTGCGGACGTCAACCACCGTTGGCACTTCCCGGAAATCCGTGATGAACGTCAGCCATTCCTTGTGGGGGTGTTGCTCGGCGGTACGGCTCAGGATCTTACCGTCCAGATAGGACAGGGCGGCAAACAAGGTGACCGTCCCGTGGCGGATGTCGTCATGGGTGCGTGTCTTGATGTGGCCCCCCAAAAAGGCAAGCCCGGCTGGGTTCGTTTCAAAGCCTGACACTGACACTCCAGACTACAGTTCGTCCCTGCTTGTATCTACCCATTTACTGAACAGCACACTAGAACAAACGTTCGATTCTCTGCCGCGCGGCTCTTTGTTAAAAAACAGCCCGAAGTGGAAGGAATCGTTCAAGCACGGTGCAACCAGTTCGGTGGCTGCGGACCGGGAGGGCATTGCCAATCCGTTCGAGAACTTCCCTCTAACGCCTGTGCGGACCT contains the following coding sequences:
- the pgtP gene encoding phosphoglycerate transporter protein PgtP, producing the protein MIGCLKPAPPAPRLPAGRVDFEYRRLRRRVFAGIFLGYGGYYLVRNNLALAIPDILQEHPEYSKAMLGTALAGLSVAYGISKFLMGSVSDKSNPRWFLPLGLLLSCAILFACGTVKAVFASLAVLVVLQTLNGWVQGMGWPPCGKTMVHWFSTRERGLTVSVWNVASNLGGALVANLALLGVVLFQDWGAKFYFNALVAAGVAVLAWFLMRDTPQSCGLPPVEEYKNDYPPDYSAAYERTFTFKEIFFRHVLPNRLLWAIAVANAFVYFVRYGVVNWIPTYLETAKGFSFKDSSLGWALYEYAAIPGTIVCGWMSDKVFKGKRAPALILFMALTLVAVLAYWLNRRGPLWIDYAALMAIGFLIYGPIMIIALHALDLVPKKAAGTAAGFTGFFGYVFGSAVAGTGVGWIADRFGWHGVFITMIACCVLTMVCSALTLGHKTVSKARDSGRVARAGED
- a CDS encoding response regulator transcription factor yields the protein MPIRVSIVEDNRGTRQSLAELLTSSPVICCTGAHRDGERALQKIPAERPDVVLMDINLPGMNGIECTARLKERLPKVQVLILTTFDDNELIFNSLRNGASGYLLKTMPSTEILQAIEQVHAGGAPMSMQIARKVVSHFQQIKEPASEVEQLTKREQEILALLAKGYLYKEIGEQLGITLSTVRAHLHTIYEKLHVSSRTQAAVKFLGRE